The window TTTTGGAGCGGCCTGCAAGAACGGGGCGCAGGATGTCGTCCCCATTCTCTTCCAGATAAGACATGACCTTTCCCAGAGCCCCTTTGATTTGGGGGGCCCGCATACCCATTGCAAGCAACAGCTTCTTGACCTCCTCAGAGGTAGCTGCCGCATGCTTCTCTATCTTCTCTAGCTTA is drawn from Candidatus Obscuribacterales bacterium and contains these coding sequences:
- a CDS encoding DUF5661 family protein, with the protein product MVDHIPGGLGDLKVPSDFDPKQLAKGVKVEMEHTSDPDIAREIAIDHLTEDPKYYDKLEKIEKHAAATSEEVKKLLLAMGMRAPQIKGALGKVMSYLEENGDDILRPVLAGRSK